A part of Cytophagia bacterium CHB2 genomic DNA contains:
- a CDS encoding phosphatidylglycerophosphatase A: MPPACNTFTKTAAICATWASFFFVSSLPATWRSEVPAFSQTLARVIATVGGLGYAPVAPGTFGSLAAVLAFLCFPPYLPPFWFTAALLALALIAVWAAQRLATAGNNSDPSEVIIDEVIGMAVTLAFLPLNAVTIWAGFALFRLFDIVKPFPVRQVEKLHGGWGIVLDDALAGVYANLVLRVGIYFWAGA; this comes from the coding sequence TTGCCACCGGCGTGCAATACCTTTACGAAAACCGCGGCCATCTGCGCAACCTGGGCCAGTTTTTTTTTCGTATCTTCGCTGCCCGCAACCTGGCGAAGTGAGGTGCCCGCCTTCTCCCAAACCCTCGCGCGAGTGATCGCAACCGTGGGCGGGCTGGGTTATGCTCCGGTCGCGCCCGGCACGTTCGGCAGCCTTGCCGCCGTCCTTGCATTTCTCTGCTTTCCGCCTTATCTTCCCCCGTTTTGGTTCACCGCCGCCTTGCTCGCGCTGGCCCTCATCGCGGTGTGGGCCGCGCAACGCCTCGCAACCGCCGGCAACAATTCCGATCCCTCCGAAGTCATCATCGATGAAGTGATTGGAATGGCGGTCACGCTGGCCTTTCTGCCGCTGAACGCCGTCACCATTTGGGCAGGATTTGCGTTGTTTCGGCTGTTCGACATTGTCAAGCCGTTTCCGGTGCGGCAGGTCGAGAAACTTCATGGCGGCTGGGGCATCGTGTTGGACGATGCGCTGGCGGGAGTTTATGCGAATTTAGTTCTGCGTGTGGGAATTTATTTTTGGGCAGGCG
- the pgsA gene encoding CDP-diacylglycerol--glycerol-3-phosphate 3-phosphatidyltransferase, whose translation MTLSNVLTISRMVLAPVVVALLFPAGLAYRFASLGVFFIAVMTDWYDGYLARKSGKISAWGAFWDPLADKILTLSTFFAFALYEYVAMWMVIAIAARDVLITLLRTYAQYKNKPVVTSVSAKWKTASQMAAIYLIMLYLIAQSYFLDAAMPQWLHWIDEFRLIPVMMHLVTLITIATGVQYLYENRGHLRNLGQFFFRIFAARNLAK comes from the coding sequence ATGACCCTCTCCAACGTCCTCACAATCTCGCGCATGGTGCTCGCACCGGTAGTTGTTGCGCTGCTCTTCCCGGCGGGATTGGCGTATCGTTTTGCCTCGCTCGGCGTTTTTTTTATTGCCGTCATGACAGATTGGTACGACGGTTATCTCGCGCGCAAGTCCGGAAAAATCTCGGCGTGGGGCGCGTTTTGGGATCCGCTCGCGGACAAGATTCTCACGCTTTCGACGTTCTTTGCGTTCGCGCTGTACGAATACGTCGCGATGTGGATGGTGATCGCGATTGCGGCGCGTGATGTTTTGATCACGCTGCTGCGCACGTATGCGCAATATAAAAACAAGCCCGTCGTCACCAGCGTCTCGGCGAAATGGAAAACCGCCAGCCAGATGGCCGCGATTTATCTCATCATGCTCTATCTCATCGCGCAATCCTATTTCCTCGACGCCGCGATGCCGCAATGGCTGCACTGGATCGATGAATTTCGCCTCATCCCGGTCATGATGCATCTCGTGACGTTGATCACGATTGCCACCGGCGTGCAATACCTTTACGAAAACCGCGGCCATCTGCGCAACCTGGGCCAGTTTTTTTTTCGTATCTTCGCTGCCCGCAACCTGGCGAAGTGA
- the recR gene encoding recombination protein RecR: MQYLSRSVETAVIELSKLPGIGRKTAQRLVFYLLKTQRPEVEMLAQALLALKDNVRHCSQCFNLTESDPCALCANPKREHGLICVVEEANDVLALENTSEYRGLYHVLGGALSPLDGIGPDDLRIRELLQRLQNSSAGISEVILATNPNTEGEATAIYLLNLIKPLGIKVSRLARGLPVGGDLEFTDEVTLSRALTGRVAW; this comes from the coding sequence ATGCAATATCTCTCTCGTAGCGTTGAAACCGCGGTGATCGAGTTGTCGAAGCTGCCCGGCATCGGCCGCAAAACCGCACAACGCTTGGTTTTCTATCTGCTCAAAACCCAGCGGCCGGAAGTCGAAATGCTGGCGCAAGCATTGCTTGCCTTGAAAGACAATGTGCGGCATTGTTCGCAATGTTTCAACCTGACGGAATCCGATCCCTGCGCGCTGTGCGCCAATCCCAAGCGTGAGCACGGGCTGATTTGCGTAGTCGAAGAAGCCAATGACGTGTTGGCGCTGGAAAACACCAGCGAATATCGCGGTTTGTATCACGTGCTGGGCGGCGCGCTCTCGCCGCTCGACGGCATCGGTCCGGACGATCTGCGCATTCGCGAGCTGTTGCAACGCCTTCAAAACAGCAGCGCCGGCATATCGGAAGTGATCCTCGCGACCAATCCCAATACCGAAGGCGAGGCCACGGCAATTTATCTCTTGAATTTGATCAAACCGCTTGGTATAAAGGTAAGCCGCCTGGCGCGCGGCCTGCCGGTGGGCGGCGATTTGGAATTCACCGACGAGGTTACACTCTCCCGCGCATTGACAGGCCGTGTGGCGTGGTAA
- a CDS encoding YbaB/EbfC family nucleoid-associated protein, whose amino-acid sequence MSRPSMGDLLKQAQKLQEKLSETQESLASLRVEGTAGGGMVTVVMNGRQEVLHVKLEKEVVNPDDIELLEDLIVAAVNQALTNAQELASAEMNKATGGMLGNIAGGIKLPGM is encoded by the coding sequence ATGAGCCGTCCCAGCATGGGCGATTTGCTGAAGCAAGCGCAAAAATTGCAGGAAAAACTCAGTGAAACGCAGGAAAGCCTTGCCAGCCTGCGTGTCGAAGGCACGGCCGGCGGCGGCATGGTCACGGTGGTGATGAACGGCCGCCAGGAAGTGCTGCACGTCAAACTGGAAAAGGAAGTCGTCAATCCCGACGATATCGAGTTGCTTGAGGATCTGATTGTGGCGGCCGTGAACCAAGCGCTCACCAACGCGCAGGAGCTTGCCAGCGCGGAGATGAACAAAGCAACCGGCGGCATGCTGGGCAATATTGCCGGCGGTATAAAACTGCCCGGCATGTGA